DNA sequence from the Micromonas commoda chromosome 7, complete sequence genome:
TGGACGCAAAACTCCGACAAAGTATCCTTCGGCGCGCTCACGCCGCACATCACGAAAGAGGGTGATTTTCTGCTCTTCGTCCCGCTGCCCTTCGCCGAGGACATGTACTCGAACGACTTCAAGCCCCTGCCGGTGCCGGGATGCAAAGCCGCCGCACAGCTCGGCGCcaacgccaaggcgaagCTCGTCCCGACggacgagcagcgcgcggcggctgcggctctCGTCGATTCCCTCGACGGGTCCGGCCCCGATCCGTGGGATTGCCTCAACCCGTCCCTGACCCGAACgcacgcgctcatcgcggctcgagcgacaaacgaactcgccgcgccgccggcgtccgcctcggggtccggacccgacgccgccgccgtgctcctcgcgtcgccgttcacCGGAGTCCCCGCGATGGCCCTCCCCGCGGGTAGGTCCCTCGCCGGGCcgggggcgagggaggcggcggcggcgtttcgGTTGGCGTGCGGAGGGTTGAAGTTGACAGAGCCAAAGACGGGCGGTTGGAAGCGGAAGCGCGCGGGCACTGAGGCGTTACCCGCGCATCGCGAGGTACCGGAGGAGAACGTGGCCGTTGAACACagggccgacgacgacgacgacgcggcggtgcccgcgcACGCATCGGCTCAGCGACCTCAGagggaggacggcgcggcgccgcggcgggcaccCGAAgccgcccgggcggcgcggcccgattcgccccgcggcgacgaggacgcgtggACGGTGGTCGTCAAGGAGGAACCCGTGAGTCAGGTCACCATGGATCTGCCCACGCAGGTGCTCCCCGTCGAAATGGAGCCGGCGAACATCGCCGTGCCGACGCAAGTTGAGGCTCCGAAGccggcggaggatgacgaaTTTTTCGACGACATGGACTAGAGTTTGACGCGTGACGATCAATCCCAGGAGCTTAGAATGCAACAGCAgccatggcggcgacgctcacACCGGCTCCACTCCTGCCTCGGCccccccggccgccgccacgcTGGCGTTGTCCGCCCCTCCCGGCgccacgcccgccgccccgcccgcgacccCCTCTGCCGCCCCTTCCCCCGCCCCCctctcgtcgaggagccgcGGCAATCTCACCCATGGACGGAACGTTGGTACCagggaacgcgccgagcgccgcggcatcgcccgagcacggcgcccacctcaccttcgcggcgtccaatctgcccgcggccgcggggtcCCTCGCGGTGGTGGGAGAGAACGTCGCCTCGATGGCATCCGCCAGCGCGAGAGCActctccgccgcagcctccaccgACGGGGGACCCTGGCACCAATCGCCGCAcgcccccgtcctcgtctCGGAGTCGAAAACCGCGGGTACACCCGCAGCGGTGagcgggttcgcggcgccccaaAGCTGAACTTTCGTGAACACTGGCTTGACCGAGCCGGGTTCCAGGCCGGCGCACCGCTCAAACTCCcgggtcatcgccgcgatgaccgaGTCGGCGACTGACTTCGGTATGGCCTCCTGTGGGCACTTGTTGTCGCGCGCGAACTGCGGGGTGCTGTGGACGACCCAGCACTGCGTGTCACCTCCGTCGGTGTCAGTCCTGACCTTGCCGTGTCGACGCTTGGCGGTGATGTTGGACGCCCAGGACACTACCTCGGAGCCCACGATGTGTGCACCCTCCATGTTATCCTTCACGTTCAGGGGTTTATCCACGGCGAACATCAGCGCCCACACCGAAGACAGGATCAGTTTGCGCTgcttcttgagctcctccgtgggcctcgcgccgaacgcgcacTGTAGCGACGCACGGgtcttggccgccgcgggtgagcCGTCCTGCAGCTTGGCCGTCTCTGCGAGTCGAAGCGCACACTTGCCGTTGTGCGATATGGCGACAAAGTCGAAGGTGCCGAGGGGCTTGCCCCGCGGCCCGGAGGCGAGTTCCCACCTGCGCTTGGgcccttcgccgcccacggGGGTCATGGCGCCCACCCACTGCGGGCGGACGACCTCGGTGGATCCTTCCGCTAGGAAGTCTGCCAGAGGGCGAaggcccccggcgccgatgtacctgacgacgccatcgtcgaagGGCGTGAAGGATCCATCCTTCAGCGTTCCCACCCTGTCCGCCGGCCACTCCGCAAGAAGGCCCTCCTTGGCCCACTCCTTGGCCATGGATTCGAACCTCGAGCCCTCGGTGCACGTCATGTACTGCGTCGAGTGGTCGAAGGAGAAGCGTCGTCCGTtatccgccgcctccctgcTCGATGCCCGACCTCCGCATGCGTGCTCTCCCGTGTCGAAGACGGTGGCGTGCAGGCCCCTCGACGCAAGTTCCttgccgaggacgaggccagAGACCCCACCACCTACGACGGCGATGCGAGGCACGTACATCTTCGTGCGTCGTGGAATGGATAAGCCTCTCACTCGGTTCGCGCTTTCCAGTCCGTCAGGAACGAGAAAATATGTTCGGACACGTGGCTCGCTCACAACAAGGTGCCCCCCTCTCCCTCTCATCGCTGTGGTGATACCCACTGTTCGAAGATGCCGGACTACGTCGATCAGCGCGCGATCATgtgcgtcgccgggggcatcgtcgccggcgctctCGTCGGCGCACACCTCAAGGGAATGAGCTGGTGCCCGGCCCTGTGGGGCACGTCCGACGACGGTAAGGGCGCGGGATCTGCGGGGCAGTCGCGCTCCACGAAGGAGGAATTCATCTCCCAGCTGGGTATGATCCCGCACCCCGAGGGCGGGTTCTTCGTGGAGACGTACAGGAGCGGCTCGGTGCCGATGACCTCCCGGGGTTTGACGGACAAGGATGGCGAGCTGATGACCACGAACCGCGGCCCGACCCCCGAAAGGAACGTGATGACCTCCATCTACTACAtgctcaccgcggagagGCCGCACCAGGACTGGGTGAACAACATGTCAGACCACGTGCACTACCACCACGCGGGCGGGACCCTGATCTACAACTTGGTGCTCCCGGACGGCACGTTCGTCGAGCGCAGGCTGGGCAccaacgtcgcggcgggggacgagcCGCAGCTGGTGGTCAAAGGCGGGACGCTCAAGAGCGTGAGGCTCGAGGCTGGAGCCGAGTTTGGACTGCTCGGAGAGGGCGTGGCCCCGGGTTTCGACTTCAGGGACTTCAAGTGGGTCACggccaaggagctcaaggcgctgaGCCCCGAGGCGTTTGCGAAGACGTCGGACCTGATCAAGCCGCAGCCCGAGGAGACGTTTGACCATTTTTATGACAAGTAATAAGGGTTAGGATCAAAGCGCGAGCCCCCCTtgctccgcagcctccttgaGGGTTTGCATCCACTGCtgcacctcctcctccgtggGTTCCCTGCCGTTCTCCGCCTTGAACAGCTCCACGAGCTGAGCCAAGATGTCGtcagcctcctcgtcgtcggcttcacccgacgcgtcggcgtcgtcgtccacctcctcccactcgccatcctcctcgtcatcgtcatcctCATCGGACacttcctccgccgcggcggtgccgaaCGAAGCGAATGAGAGCGGCGCCttcgtggcgtccgcggcggcgacgggcgcgaaaccggcgaagagcgcgggagccgcgggttCGGGCTCCTTCtcagccgcgggcgcgatggtgGCGCTTTCAAACGCGGTCTCGAGCTTGGCCACGGACGCCTCGGGTTCCACGTTCTCcttctcgacgcgctcgggacCCGCGAGGATGCTGTCGGGACTAGCCGCGGGCACGGTCTCGGGCTTTTTCGCCGGGacctgcgcgacgagggactTGCCGTACGCCGACAGGTTGACGTCTACGGGTGcccactcgtcgtcgacgcaggTGAACCCCTTGAGCTTCTGGTCCACGAACGAGCGGCCGGGAACGCCCGCTGATCCGGACGGAACCAGTAGCATCATCGCGCGCATGGAGTTCTTGCGCGCGGAGAGTTCCAGGAGCTGACACAGGTGCCTGCCCAGTCCTCTGCGCTGGTAATCGGCCTCCACGTGGAGGTCTCGAAGCATGAGCACAGGCTCTCCTTCCATGGCCTCCCTGGTCTCTCCCTGCACCGTGAAGCGGAAGTGCGCGAAGGCGACAGGCTTACCGAGTGGAGGCGCGGGTGCCTTTTTCTTGCCCTTGCTCTTGGATGCGggcttcttctccgccgccggggcggaggATGTGCGCTCGGTGACCAGTGCGTACCTGCTGGACGGATCGCAGAGATCGTCCATGAGCGCCTGGGGCTTCCACTTGTGCCCCAACGGGCCGAGGTTCGAGCTGACGAGCTCGTAAGCCCACTCAAGTTCGTCGTCCGTGATGGTGCTGCCGGTGCGGAAGTGGATATCGAGCGCCACGTCGTTCCTGTCGTACTTGGTAAACGCGCCAAACCCGGAAACGACGTCACGGTCGTGGCCGAGCTCATCTCGCAGTGCCTGGCGAAGGGTCGTCAGGTGTTCCTTGGAGGTCTGAAGCGACACCTTCTTGTGGAGCGCATCGCCCTTGCCGCCCTTGGAGCGGGACTTGGAGCCACCTCCCTTTGAGCTCTTTCCTGATCCGCACGCGCTCATGGTACCTGATGGGTGCGCGTCGTTTTGGTAGACTCGTTTTGAATTCCTGTCGCGGTCGGGCAGTCGGGCTGTCAAGTGAGGTTTGAAATTTTTCCGTCACCCCagaggatcgcgcgcggaggaggccgccgccgaggggtTTATGGGTATCAAGGGTCTGCCGGAGGTGCTGCGGCCGTGGCTGAAGTCGGTGCAGGTCGGCAAATACGCCGGCAAAcgcgcggccgtcgacgcgtaCAGCTGGTTGCATAAGGGTGCGTACAGCTgcgccctcgagctcggcaccAACAACCGGTGGTGGATTCGGCAGAGGCGCGATGCCCCGTACGTGCGCTACTGCATCCACAGGGCGCAGATGCTGCGGCACTACGGGATCACACCGGTTATCGTCTTCGACGGTGACCGGCTGCCGGCCAAGGGgggcgaggagaaggaacgccgcgagcgacgcgccgagtgCATGCGCAAGGGCCACGAGAGGCTCGCCGCCCGAgatcgcgacggggcgacgttCATGTTTGCGCAGGGGCTCGACATCACTCCCGCCATGGCgcacgagctcatcgccgccctGAAGCGCGAGGGTTTCGAGTTCATCGTCGCCCCGTATGAGGCGGACGCgcagatcgccgcgctcgcccagcTCGGCGCCAAGGGCGACCCAGGCGGGGTGGACATCGTCTTCACCGAAGACTCCGACCTCGTGGCTTACGGGTGCCCCTTGGTTCTGTTCAAGCTTGACAAGTTTGGAGACGCGCAGGAGCTCCTGCTGGAGGACGTCATGGCGGGACCCCCGCCCGAGGCTCCCGACAATCCGAACGGTGCGAACGCGGTGGGTGACGTCGACGaactcgacgacgatgaggacggcATCGCagtcgtgggcggcgcgaggggcaaGAGGaagggaggcgcgggagccgccaGGTCcaaagccggcggcggcgccaagggTCCGCTGAACTTTATCGGTTGGAAGCACGAGCAGTTCCTCGAACTCTGCGTCCTCTCCGGCTGCGACTTCCTCCCCAACATCCGCGGCATCGGCATCAAAAAGGcgcacgccctcgtcgccaagcaccggtccgtcgccgccgtcctcgccgtgctCCACGGCGACAAGAAGATCCACGTGCCGCCcgggtacgacgacgactttaGGCGCGCCTTCTGGACGTTCaggcacgcgcgcgtgtaCGACCCCGCGCTGCGCCGGTTGCGGCCACTGAACCCCATGCCGGAGGAGCTGGAACCCCACGACGGGGGCGTGGACACCGCGTTTCTGGGCGCAGCCgtggcggacgacgtcgccgtggaggttGCCGAGGGGCGCCTGGATCCGATCACGCGGAAGCCGTTCGTGGTGCCGGCGAGCCCGCAGAAACAAAAGGGGTGGACGCCCCGACGTCGATCGcagggtggcggcggcggaggtttcATCAAgaacgcggcgaccggcCCGGTGAAACCCCCGCCGAAGCCCATCGCGTTCGCCAACCTCTTCGCGGGCAAGAAGGCCAAGACGGTTGGACGGGGTTTGAACTTtgacgccgaggtggaggatgacgatctcgcggcgatgatggacTCCGTCGAGAACGGAcggagcagcgccgcggcgacgacgacgaacgcgaggtCTGAAGCTGCGTCCgccgcagcggcggcggctatcAGTCGGagcgagctcggcgaagactggacgccgaggcccggTGCGAGGcaggcgggcgggggcagcGCGGGTGGATCTTCGTGGGTGCCGACACCGTACGCGGTGGCACCGGACACCGGTCAGTCCGAGGCCCCGACGGGGCACGAGACCCCCGTCGCGGATGAGAATGCGGATACGTCGCCATGGGGTTTCGAGCCGGTCGAATCGACGCAGCggaccgcggtggaccgccgctcgacgctcgcccccgcgggcgcaCCGGCCAAAAACATGTTTGCTCGATCGGCGCCCGCCAAGAAGAACCCCGTGGGAGCCCTCGCCAACCTGTTTGCgaagcagcagcagcgggCGAAGGAGAACCCGATGGAGATGAAACAGGCTGTCAAGacgtacgccgcggtggccaaggGTCCCTCGACCAGCGCGTTCGATAAGCTCcgcggatccggcggcgggggagcgTCACAGCCTGGAACCGGGACCCAGGCAAAGAAGGCTACCATCGCTCAGTTCTTCAACCCGGGAGCTAAGCGAGCGGCTGAGGAGGGAGAGGAGACCACGATTCACAGGATATCCGATTTGCGCGCCGCTGCCAGTGACAAGCGACGGAAGAGCTGAGCATATGCAGCCGCTGGCAACAAGGAAACGAGCTGTGTGTTAAGTTAGACTTATTATTCGCTCTAATAAGAGAGGACGCACGTTAACGTCGTCGTGTGTTAACGTCTGGACGACTTCACCTTGACCACCTCCTCCGGGCCCCAGAGTGCGATatgctcctcctcgccctcggcgtcgtactTGATCTTGTGCTCCAGCTTGACCGCGTCGAAGCCGACAACCTGCCCAGAGTAGAAGGAATCATCTCCGGGCCAGTAGATTTCGAGTTTCATGCCTTTCGCCCCCGCACCCTTCGCGGCAACCTTCGCACCCTCGTGCCCGAGGTGCAACTGCTCCTTCATCTGCACTTCCAGACACCTGTGCGCGCGGCTCTTGCGCGCCATCGTGCAGGTGGCGCACTTTCCGCAGTCTTCGAAGGCGGGCATCGGGTCGGGCTCGTCAGTCGCCTTGTGCATTGTgaccttgagcgcgtcgcctTTCCCCGCATTGTGCATCTTAACCTTGAGACCCTGCGCAGCtgccccgccaccgccagcCTTGACCACGACCTTCATACCGCCCGATTTCTTCTCGGGACGGTTCCACTCAGGCTCTTGAcactcctcctcgtcgtacaCGGACATGGGCTTCGGGTAAGGGTGGCCCGGGTACACCttcttgagctcggcgatgaacgccTTGCGCAGGGTAGCCGCATCCTCCCAGAGTTCGCTGTGCTCTTCGTTGTACACCTGCGCGTTGCTCAGCATGAGTTCGCACGCGAGGAGGAACTTCCACACCGTCTGGTACCCGCCCTGCTTGTTGAGGCACTTGCCGATTGAGTCAAAGTCGATGGGATGAGCGATCTGCTTGTAGTAGTCTGGGAGCTGCTTCCGTGTGGGCAGGAGGATGAACAACTCCGCCACCTGGCGACCGTCGCGATCCTTCAACTCCTTGACCTTCTTGAGGATGTTTTTGCACGCCTCAGTCTGTTGCGGCGACAGTCCATCGTAGTGGGGCTCCTCGCGCTTACGTTTGCCGCCGTGGTGATCGGGGGATgcggcgtcgtggtcgtcAAAGTCGTCCTCATCCGGGTCGGCGTAGGATTTCTTGGGCTTGGCCCGGGTGGTCGGCTTGCGTGCCGGacccgcgggctcgtcgtcgtccgagtatTCAACGAGACGCTCGTTGATGCTAAACACGGCGCCATTTCCGGTAAGAGACTCGACGAAGATGTCCGGGTGCTGTCGAAGGATGGAAAGCATGGTAGATCccggccggcgcgcgccggccaGCTCGGGGGCCTTTGccgactccgccgcctccacgagctcgtcaagggtgagcgcctcggcagcctcaTCGAGTGCAtccttggcggcggtcgcggcgggtccgaggTTGAGGTCCGTCTGTTTGCGCTTGTTACcacgcgaggcggcgctgacACCGTGTCTGCTCTTGGGATCGTAGTTGGTATCGTCTCGCGCATACGCTCCGGGATCCTCTTTCCTCGGACGACCCGGGGGCCTGCCCTTGGGTTTGGCGATGACCACCGGCGCACCTCCGTAcatggcggcgcccgccttCATGGCACGAGCCAGCGCacgctcctcgtcctcgtccttcgcctcctGCTCCCAATCGAGCGGTCCAAACGGATcagcctcgtccgcgacatCTTCCGgctgcggcgccgtccagccCCACGGCCGCATCCACATCGGCTCATCGACCGTCTCATAGATCTTGAACGGCCTCGGCAAAGGCTGGTTGGGGAACCGCTCCTCCATGGCCTTCACGAAAGCCCTACGGATGATGCCGGCTTCCTCGTGAATCTGCGAGTCTTCGTCGTTGTAAATTTGCGCGTTGGTAAGCATCAGCTCAACCGCAACCGCGAACATCCACGGGGAGGCAAACGAGCGTTCGGCGGGCCTCTTCAGGACACGTTCAATACAGCGGCAGTCCATCGGGCACCTGATGATCTCGTAGTAGTCCGGCAGTTCGCGCGGGGTTGGAAGCGTGTCGAAGGGTTCGATGAGTAGCCGCGGGggctcatcctcgtcgtccgggtcgtcaTCTGGGTCCGGGACTGAACGCAGAATCTGGAGAATCTCGAAGCACTTGCGGCGCTCCGAGTTCTTCATGCGCCACTGCAAGGGGCGATTGACCCAGACGTCGAAAGCGCCCAGGGTCATGCGGTTTCGGCCTTCGGGGCTCAGGATGCCCTTCGCTTCCTCTTCGATTCGCCTcgcctcagccgccgccgcctcctcctctttGGCTTTTGCAGCCGCCATGATGGACTCGTGCGCCAGCTGCTCCTGTGTCTTCTCCGCAGCCGCTGGAGCGTCTCCCTTCAGTTGGCCAAAGCCCGCTGGGCCGACATCCTGCGAGAGCCACTTGATGCGCTGCATCGGCAGGAACAGATCCTCGATCTCTCCGTCGTCGTATTTGATGCCGTGTTCACCAGTCTGAGGGGTGAAACTATCAACCACGCCGAGATAGAAAGATTTGTCATCGACCCAGTAGATGGCAATGCGGCGACCGACTACGCTCTCGCCCTTGACCGCACCCAACTCAGCCAAGTGGTTACCCAGGTGTTTGTCCGTGTTGTTGGCCAGGCGGATAGACTTGCGCCATTTCTTGGATGCGCCCATCCCACCCATGCGCTCGTACACGGCGGGGGTGACGATTGTTTCCTCACTGTCATTGATCTGGATCTTCTCCTCGCGAGGTCGACAATACGGGAGCAACACACCCTCGGTGGCGGTTCCGCAGACGACAGAGATCGGCTCCGGCACCTCTTCCTGTCCCGGGAGAGCTCGCACTGCCTCCTCTGTGAGGAATCCAGCCTGTTCGCTGTCATCGCCGGCGGAGGCCCCTGAGACGCCGGCACCTCCCTTACCCTTTGTTTTCTTAGACTTGTCGGCGTTGGGCAGGGGTGGGCACAAGATCTTAGCCTCAGACGCCATCGcgactcgcggcgcggctcgctcgTACTTGGCGTCCCTGTCGGCACGATTGTCGGCATTTTGAAGCACCTTCATGGCCCGTTTCACGTGCGTGTCAAGGAATGCGAGAGCCTCGTTGAGATCCACCTTGCGTTCAGCCTCCTCAGACTCTGGGCCCTCCACCTCAGCCTTCTGCTCGTACTTCTCCATCTGACCCTCCAGCGCCTGCTGCACCTCTGGTTCCGCGTACCCAAACAAGGTGAGACCGTCCACATCGCGCTCCACGTagacgcgcggggtcggcgccATGCTAGTCGGAGTGAAACGGGTGGGAAAGACACAGGGTCCCGTGGGTCCGacaccggcgacggtggcACCCCAACCGGAAagggccgccgcgcaggttcGCACTGCGTACCACGCAAAATCAGGATAATCCTTTAGCTTATCTCCCTGTGCATCCTTGATGGGATCCGactcggcgatgacggcgatTGCCTTGGCCAGCTTGGAGTTCTGGGGATCGGTCTTGACCTCATACGCAGAGTCCTCAGTCATGCCGAGCAGGGGAGGGAGTGGATGGGTGAGGTGGGGCGCCCAGCGAGGAGCCGGGAATCCGACGGGAAGGATAGCGGGAAAATCGTCAGCGCCGATCATGGCCGGAGTCACGATGCCCACGGAGGCCATCTTCACCATGTTCTGGAAGAAAGAGCCTCGCCCGAGGTCTTTCGCAGGGGTCGAAGCGGCAGTGGGCTCGGTCTGTTGCTCAGCCCctgcctcctcctcttcctcatCATCAACGTCCTCATCATCATCTTCTTCGTCCTCATCCACTTTCCTGGCAATATCCATAAGGGGCTcgtcatcatcgtcgtcgtcatcatcAACAACATccgcgacgtcttcgccatcctcctccttcttctcagCAGAATCCGGCATCGCCACCACCGTTCCCTCCTCTGGCTCCTTCTTCTCAGCTGAGTCGATCGGGGATTTCTTCTCATCCAGATTGCCGACAGCTACTGTATTGTAAGCTCTGCTGATGGTGTCAGGGCGAAATCCTCTGGTGTAAGCGACGGCTGGAACCTGCCCCTCCGGCACCTTACGCTCGTAGTCGTCCTTGAACACGCCGTTGGGTCTGTTCCTTCCCTGGGTCGCCCAGTACAAGCCACAGGCGTTGCACAGCGTCTTCGCGCCTGAGGGACCGAACCTCATCTTCTGCGTCTGCTCCCTCTTGACTCCGCAGTTGTGACACTCCGGAGCGTCGGGGACATCGGCGAACTTCGCTGCGCCGTACACGGACTTGGAAGTCTTGGGAGTCTTGGGAGTCTTTGCcagcttctccttcttctcctttgGCGGCCTCCCCGGCTTCCTCTTAGGAGGAAGCACGGGCCGGGACGCCGCCTCCAAAAGGGGCTTGAGCACCGCCGGCATTTTCTCCGGCTCTCTGTAGAGCGTGGGCAAATCATCGATTCTCATGCGAATGTTCGTAGGCTCCGAGACCCCACGTCCGGGAATGGCGCCAAAGAGCTCGAGCTTGCGCCTCTGCAACTCGCGCAGGATACAAagcgcggctcccgcggcggtaTCGGAACCCCCATCCTCGGTCTCCACGTGCCTCTGGCGATCGCCCTCAGCCTCGCCCCACGCCACGAAGTGCTTACCCAACATGTCCGTCCAGCAGTAGAGCGTCTCGGACATGAACTCCCCCTCGGCGAAGTAGCCGCCGGGGATCATGATTCCGTCGGAACCGTCGACGCGCCTCTCGTTGTCGGCGATGCCAAGGCACTGCGGGGCGAGCTCAACGTAGCAGTTGGGGTGGGTCTTGAGGGGCTTGTCCACGCGAAGATCCTTCCAAGCGGTGTGCTTGCGCTCCTCCTGGAGGCGCTGAATGCGGCTCGATCCTCGAGAAGGCGCCACCGGGCCGCGGTTCTTTTTCCAACCCTTCTTCGGTCCTCGCTTTTTGGCAGCGttttcctcctcgtcgggttTGATGTTGTCGGCCATCTTCTTCAGGCTGAGCTGCATCATCAGCTCGCGGTTGCGCTGAATGTTACGTTGACGCTGTCGCTCGTACTCGGTCATGCCGtcgtcctcttcctcctcggactcctcctcggactcctcgtcttcctcgtcATCTCCGTCTTCCGCCTGGGGagcgtcaccgtcggcggcaggcgcgccaccctccgcgcccgcggattGAGCTCCCGCCGTATCCATCGCGGTTGATTTAGCGCCGGCAGGCCCCATCGACGCACCGTTTTCCTTGTCGTCGGCTgtcgcggcgtccccatCGCCCGGCATCGAGGGTTCCTTCGCCGGATCCATCGGAAGAGCCGAGTTATCCGCCAAACCGGCTTCACCGAGTGGCGGACGGCTGGCTATTTCTCGGGTCGCCACCTttgcgcgcgcgtggccgctccgtgcgccgacgcgccgttcAAACTGACGCGACAGCTGAGCGTGCCGACTGTGACTGGATCTCGGCATGAGGCTTGCCCTCACAGTTCAAAAAACCCCGGCCGACGAAATCGGGATTCATTCAAATTTTCGCGAGGGTCCGTTGCCGAGTGTTTTGGGGCGTGCAAGTTTATGATAGACTATGGAAGGGAGTTTCACTCGGGCATGTAAAGTCGTTCCAATGCTCGCTCGCTGAAAGCAATGCCTACTTCCCACATCCCTCACATAATGACGCAGCACTTTGGAGCCGACTTGGGCTCAGCCAAAGGCTTGGAAGGCGCCGGGTCGGGTCGCCTCGCAGCCGGTGCGGTCAAATCGCGATCAGCAGATGATGCGGAATCtgcagtcgccgccgccttgaagGGATTATCTTCAATCGACACAGACGGAGACCGGCGGAAGGGGTTATCGTCCATCGACGCCTTTGAAGAAGGAGACTCCGGCAACCGAGGAGACGAGGGCTCTTCTTGAGACTCCTCGAACGGGTTCCCGAGAGCGAGTCCGGAACCGTCCGAGGGTGCCTTCTTGACTGACTTGGTCGACGTCAGCCTGGTCAGAAAGCCTCCCTTTGACTTTTTCGCAGCAGccgcagcggcggcagcttccgcggccacctcagccgccgcctccgcctcggccatCTGGAACTTGAGCCTCttgatctcctcctcggccttGTCCGCCCGGCttcggacggcggcggcgagccacgcggtgaacacgcgccgcgccacgGTCCTGGCGCGCTGGGCCCAGAGCGCGACcacggccgcctccgccatggCCGAACGCTCCAACGCCAGCGAGATCATCTCATCCCTCGGGGCACCCGTGCTCTTCCGTGATGAGCTCGGGCGAGACCCGACGGAGTCAACGGAgatccgcgacgaggaccgaGGCGTCTCTGGCAGATCGGGAAGGGCACCCGCAGCTGACCACTCTCCCGCCGAGGGTTCGAGATCGACGCTCACTTGGTCGACCCTCGCCGAAGCCCCAGGAGATGAAGAAACGTCCGCGTCATCGGCTGCGACTGCGacgggttcgccgccgccgactgacgagccgcgaggttccgacggcgcgctcggtgcCGATCCCTGCTGACTCTGTGCAGTCGGTGACGTTGGTGACAAGAACCGACTGGAGAGCCCTCCAGACATCCTTCTCTCCAACGGCGAAGACGCATGTGGGCCCATGGCCTCTTTAACCTCCGAGACATCTGCAGCCATCCGTTTTGCCTCGACAGCCGATGGAAATCTCGGAGGGAGTTCACCCTCCTTGCCCAATATCTCGTCAACGTTGAAACTCACCCCCCGGATGGGACTGCCCCCTTCCTTCTCTtgcgccgaggcgatggcCGTCGCGATCGCAGCTCGTCTCTCCGTGTTTCCGGGAGTCGAACGCGCCAAAGATGCGATCGCGGCGagtcccgcggcgggagacCCTGGTGCGTACATGGAAGACTCTGACGCCAAGAGAGCCAACTCGTGGGCAGCCAACCCGGCTGCGAGCCCTCGCCAGCTGATGAACACCCGGCGCTCGGTCCTCCTTTGAAACCGGCGCACGCTGGCAGCCACTGC
Encoded proteins:
- a CDS encoding bromodomain-containing protein (Bromodomain-containing protein with similarity to the human polybromo1 protein (PBRM1), chromatin-remodeling complex protein that functions in regulating eukaryotic gene transcription. ChromDB ID: BRD20101), encoding MPRSSHSRHAQLSRQFERRVGARSGHARAKVATREIASRPPLGEAGLADNSALPMDPAKEPSMPGDGDAATADDKENGASMGPAGAKSTAMDTAGAQSAGAEGGAPAADGDAPQAEDGDDEEDEESEEESEEEEDDGMTEYERQRQRNIQRNRELMMQLSLKKMADNIKPDEEENAAKKRGPKKGWKKNRGPVAPSRGSSRIQRLQEERKHTAWKDLRVDKPLKTHPNCYVELAPQCLGIADNERRVDGSDGIMIPGGYFAEGEFMSETLYCWTDMLGKHFVAWGEAEGDRQRHVETEDGGSDTAAGAALCILRELQRRKLELFGAIPGRGVSEPTNIRMRIDDLPTLYREPEKMPAVLKPLLEAASRPVLPPKRKPGRPPKEKKEKLAKTPKTPKTSKSVYGAAKFADVPDAPECHNCGVKREQTQKMRFGPSGAKTLCNACGLYWATQGRNRPNGVFKDDYERKVPEGQVPAVAYTRGFRPDTISRAYNTVAVGNLDEKKSPIDSAEKKEPEEGTVVAMPDSAEKKEEDGEDVADVVDDDDDDDDEPLMDIARKVDEDEEDDDEDVDDEEEEEAGAEQQTEPTAASTPAKDLGRGSFFQNMVKMASVGIVTPAMIGADDFPAILPVGFPAPRWAPHLTHPLPPLLGMTEDSAYEVKTDPQNSKLAKAIAVIAESDPIKDAQGDKLKDYPDFAWYAVRTCAAALSGWGATVAGVGPTGPCVFPTRFTPTSMAPTPRVYVERDVDGLTLFGYAEPEVQQALEGQMEKYEQKAEVEGPESEEAERKVDLNEALAFLDTHVKRAMKVLQNADNRADRDAKYERAAPRVAMASEAKILCPPLPNADKSKKTKGKGGAGVSGASAGDDSEQAGFLTEEAVRALPGQEEVPEPISVVCGTATEGVLLPYCRPREEKIQINDSEETIVTPAVYERMGGMGASKKWRKSIRLANNTDKHLGNHLAELGAVKGESVVGRRIAIYWVDDKSFYLGVVDSFTPQTGEHGIKYDDGEIEDLFLPMQRIKWLSQDVGPAGFGQLKGDAPAAAEKTQEQLAHESIMAAAKAKEEEAAAAEARRIEEEAKGILSPEGRNRMTLGAFDVWVNRPLQWRMKNSERRKCFEILQILRSVPDPDDDPDDEDEPPRLLIEPFDTLPTPRELPDYYEIIRCPMDCRCIERVLKRPAERSFASPWMFAVAVELMLTNAQIYNDEDSQIHEEAGIIRRAFVKAMEERFPNQPLPRPFKIYETVDEPMWMRPWGWTAPQPEDVADEADPFGPLDWEQEAKDEDEERALARAMKAGAAMYGGAPVVIAKPKGRPPGRPRKEDPGAYARDDTNYDPKSRHGVSAASRGNKRKQTDLNLGPAATAAKDALDEAAEALTLDELVEAAESAKAPELAGARRPGSTMLSILRQHPDIFVESLTGNGAVFSINERLVEYSDDDEPAGPARKPTTRAKPKKSYADPDEDDFDDHDAASPDHHGGKRKREEPHYDGLSPQQTEACKNILKKVKELKDRDGRQVAELFILLPTRKQLPDYYKQIAHPIDFDSIGKCLNKQGGYQTVWKFLLACELMLSNAQVYNEEHSELWEDAATLRKAFIAELKKVYPGHPYPKPMSVYDEEECQEPEWNRPEKKSGGMKVVVKAGGGGAAAQGLKVKMHNAGKGDALKVTMHKATDEPDPMPAFEDCGKCATCTMARKSRAHRCLEVQMKEQLHLGHEGAKVAAKGAGAKGMKLEIYWPGDDSFYSGQVVGFDAVKLEHKIKYDAEGEEEHIALWGPEEVVKVKSSRR
- a CDS encoding predicted protein — protein: MAEAAVVALWAQRARTVARRVFTAWLAAAVRSRADKAEEEIKRLKFQMAEAEAAAEVAAEAAAAAAAAKKSKGGFLTRLTSTKSVKKAPSDGSGLALGNPFEESQEEPSSPRLPESPSSKASMDDNPFRRSPSVSIEDNPFKAAATADSASSADRDLTAPAARRPDPAPSKPLAEPKSAPKCCVIM